The sequence ATAGCTTAACGTATATCCCAGTCCATCATCTTGATGAAGTGTTAGACAAAGCATTAGTGGAGGAGAAATAATGAAAATCAATCAAGCGGAACTTGTCATAAGTGCCGTAAGTCAACAGCAATATCCGAATGAACCGTTACCAGAAATAGCATTAGCAGGACGGTCAAACGTGGGGAAATCATCTTTTATTAATCAATTGATTCAGAGAAAAGCTTTAGCTAGAACATCTTCTAAGCCAGGAAAAACGCAAACATTAAATTTTTATAAATTAAACGAAGTGTTTTTCTTTGTGGATGTTCCTGGTTATGGATACGCCAAAGTATCAAAAACCGAACGGGAAAAATGGGGGAAAATGATGGAAGAATATTTCTCCAACCGTCAAAAGTTAAAGATGGTCGTAATGATTGTGGATATTCGTCATGATCCATCTGAGGATGATAGGATGATGTATGATTTTCTTAAGCATTATCGTTTGCCCGTTACAGTAATCGCAACGAAACTGGATAAAATTAAACGAGGCCAGCGTGCCAAGCAGCTTAAACGCATCATTGAAGTACTAGAACTAGAAGATGAAGATACCCTTATTCCTTTCTCTGCCGAAACAGGGGAAGGGAAAGACGATGCTTGGCGTACAATTCGCTCCTATATAGGTAAGTAAAGAACGAAAGCTCAGGGCGCCGGTCTAACGACGTACTAACTGCTGCTTGCAGGACGTGGTTTGGTTCGATGTTCGGGCCTATATGATGTAGGTCAGTTAGATGTTCGCACGATGCGTGATCTTAATTGAACCTCTATCACCCCAAAACTTCCCTGAGTCCGTTTGAGATAAAGGAAGCACGGAGAGCGCTAGCAATCCGATGTTGACTTATCGTAAGGAGGAGTGGGAAGTTTGCTAGTCGCTGGAACTGGACGTGGCGACATCACTTTTTCAGTTCTACACATGCATTGATTTTATAATTTCCTATACTGCGACAAAAAGGGTTCCATT is a genomic window of Pontibacillus yanchengensis containing:
- the yihA gene encoding ribosome biogenesis GTP-binding protein YihA/YsxC, coding for MKINQAELVISAVSQQQYPNEPLPEIALAGRSNVGKSSFINQLIQRKALARTSSKPGKTQTLNFYKLNEVFFFVDVPGYGYAKVSKTEREKWGKMMEEYFSNRQKLKMVVMIVDIRHDPSEDDRMMYDFLKHYRLPVTVIATKLDKIKRGQRAKQLKRIIEVLELEDEDTLIPFSAETGEGKDDAWRTIRSYIGK